A genomic segment from uncultured Desulfuromonas sp. encodes:
- the rplN gene encoding 50S ribosomal protein L14: MIQMQTVLDVADNSGARKLCCIKVLGGSKRKYAGLGDIIICSVREAMPNSKVKKGDVVRAVIVRTAKEVARQDGSRIRFDKNSAVVVNAAGEPVGTRIFGPVARELRARRFMKIVSLAPEVL; the protein is encoded by the coding sequence ATGATTCAGATGCAAACCGTTCTTGATGTTGCTGACAACTCCGGTGCTCGGAAGTTGTGCTGCATCAAGGTGCTGGGCGGCTCTAAACGTAAATACGCGGGGCTGGGCGATATTATCATCTGCTCCGTTCGTGAAGCTATGCCCAATTCAAAAGTTAAAAAAGGTGATGTTGTTCGTGCTGTTATCGTGCGTACGGCTAAAGAAGTTGCCCGTCAGGATGGTTCTCGTATCCGTTTTGACAAGAACTCGGCAGTTGTCGTCAACGCTGCAGGAGAACCTGTTGGTACTCGTATCTTTGGTCCAGTGGCACGTGAATTACGCGCTCGCCGTTTTATGAAAATCGTATCGCTGGCACCTGAGGTGCTTTGA
- the rpsQ gene encoding 30S ribosomal protein S17: MATELRNKKKLVGIVTSDKMDKTVVVKVDTLVKHPVYKKYIKRSMKYKAHDEQNQCAAGDKVLITEARPLSRDKRWRVSQVLEKTL, translated from the coding sequence ATGGCAACAGAGCTTCGTAATAAGAAAAAACTGGTTGGAATCGTAACCAGTGACAAGATGGATAAAACTGTCGTTGTTAAGGTGGACACTCTTGTTAAACACCCAGTTTACAAGAAGTACATCAAGCGCAGTATGAAATATAAAGCACATGATGAGCAAAACCAGTGTGCAGCCGGGGACAAGGTTCTGATCACTGAAGCGCGTCCGTTGTCACGTGACAAGCGCTGGCGTGTCAGCCAGGTTCTTGAAAAAACACTGTAG
- the rpmC gene encoding 50S ribosomal protein L29, with protein MKAKELQGFSVEELEKKSLELSQELFNLKFQLHTGHLENTAKIPQVRKDIARVKTVLRQKLA; from the coding sequence ATGAAGGCTAAGGAATTACAAGGCTTCAGTGTTGAAGAGCTTGAGAAAAAATCTCTGGAATTGAGCCAGGAACTGTTTAACCTAAAATTTCAATTGCACACCGGACATCTTGAGAATACTGCCAAGATTCCCCAGGTGCGCAAGGATATTGCAAGGGTCAAGACAGTTCTGCGGCAGAAACTTGCGTAA